From a region of the Gossypium raimondii isolate GPD5lz chromosome 10, ASM2569854v1, whole genome shotgun sequence genome:
- the LOC105777315 gene encoding putative vesicle-associated membrane protein 726, whose amino-acid sequence MGQQTLIYSFVARGTVILAEYTEFTGNFTSIAGQCLQKLPTSNNKFTYNCDGHTFNYLVENGFTYCVVAVESAGRQIPIAFLERIKEDFSRRYGGGKAATATAKSLNREFKSKLKEHMKYCVEHPEEISKLAKVKAQVSEVKGVMMENIEKVLDRGEKIELLVDKTENLRSQAQDFRQQGTKIKRKMWIENMKMKLIVFGIVLALVLIIVLSICPGFKC is encoded by the exons ATGGGGCAACAGACGTTGATCTACAGCTTTGTGGCTCGTGGCACGGTGATCCTCGCTGAGTATACCGAGTTCACCGGTAACTTCACAAGCATTGCCGGTCAATGTCTCCAGAAGCTCCCTACTTCCAACAACAAATTTACCTACAATTGCGATGGCCACACCTTCAATTACCTCGTTGAGAATGGATTCA CCTACTGTGTGGTTGCAGTTGAATCTGCTGGCAGGCAAATTCCAATTGCATTTCTGGAAAGAATTAAGGAAGACTTCAGCAGAAGATACGGTGGAGGGAAGGCTGCAACTGCTACTGCCAAGAGCCTGAATAGAGAATTTAA GTCCAAATTGAAGGAGCATATGAAGTATTGTGTGGAACATCCTGAAGAGATCAGCAAACTTGCCAAAGTGAAGGCCCAAGTTTCTGAAGTCAAGGGTGTTATGATGGAAAATATTGAGAAG GTACTTGACCGTGGTGAGAAGATTGAGTTGCTGGTGGATAAAACTGAAAACCTTCGTTCACAG GCACAAGATTTTAGGCAGCAGGGAACTaagataaaaagaaagatgtgGATTGAGAACATGAAGATGAAATTGATTGTGTTTGGAATCGTTCTTGCCTTGGTTCTTATAATTGTGCTGTCGATCTGCCCTGGCTTCAAATGTTAA